The following DNA comes from Capillibacterium thermochitinicola.
CCTTCCAACTTAAAACCATGATTGAAGGAAAATTCGGCTTTGACCAATTTATTATTGATTTAATCGGCGGTGTCCTCGGCGTTCACATTGGCATCGGCGGAGTTGGCGTTTTCTTTGCCAATAAGGTCTTCAGTCCAACCTAGTCGATGGGTTCCTCCTCATCGGGAATATATTTCCGCATGATTTGGATTAACTTCTGGGCGTAACGCGGATCTTCCGCATAGCCGGCCTGTTGGATCCGCCAGGCAAAAGCCTCCGGATCTTCCGCCACGGCCATTGCCTGTTGGTAACGGGGATTCTCCGTTATTAACCGGGCATAATCTTCGAAAGATTCTTCGTAATTGTGGTAAGCCCGGAAATTAAAGACCCTTCTGACCGGTCGTCCGTTGATATACTGTATGTCGTAGGCCTTGACGGTCCCGGCCGGACCTTCTCCTTTAATGTTAAAAAGGTTGAAAGAGTTCCGGCCGGTTTCCAGGTCGGTCACGGGTTTTCTTAGCCACCCGGTCTCCAGGGCCGCCTGGGCAAGGATCACCCGCCAGTGGATGCCGAAAACCGCATGGATCGTTTTCGCGTAAGGTTTTAACGTCGCAACAAATTCTTCCGGAGTCATACCCTTTCCTCCCTTGTGATGCGTTGGCCTAAACCATTTGCTGTATTATATGTCCCCCCGTCTTTATTTTCATAAAGGGTAAAGGCACAAAATGGGCGGCGTGGTATGATCTCCCTTATTCATCCTCAGCGTTAGCCCTTACTTCCCTGATCACCACATTATCCACATAATATTCGACGCCGGACCCGGGCCCTTCCGTGTATAACTCAAGGGTTTTTAAGATCCCGTCAACTTGCAGTTCGTACTGGCCACTAACCAAGGTCCACTCCTCATCATTCACCGTCTCCGAACCGACCCATGTATAGTTATCACCACGGTCATCGGTCCGTTTGATGCTGACCCGTCCCGCGTCGTGCATCTTGTTCTTCAGTTTGATCCAGGCGTTAATCTCATAGGTCCGGCCCGGCTTCATAATGGCGCTTAGGTCTTGGGCGATTCCCTGCCAACTATCCGTCCGGTTGGTAATCAGGGCGCAGTAGGTTCCGGTATGGGCGGTCTCAGCGGTAACGGTTATCTTACTTGGCCCGCCGAAATTAAACCACCCCTCCAGTGTTCCGGTTTCAAATCCCGGGTTAACCAGGAGGGAAGGTTCGCCTCCCCAGCAAAGGCGTTCATTAACGTATCCCGTAACCGCTGGCCAGTCAACCATCCCCTCCGGATTCGGCTGGAACGAATAATCATTTTCTTGCCGGTAGACCCCATCCTGACAGGAGATTACAACCCCGAGTTCGATTTGCGCCTCCGGCTCCAGGCTTCCGGCTTCCTCCGTAAAGCCTATTTCCAAGTAATAATCGGCATCCGGTGTTATCGCCGGCATCGGGACCAAGCGACCCTTCACCACCGCAGCGGGGAGGGAACCGCCGGTGTAGCTGAATTCCTGTGGTCCAGCGGTATCCCGGGTGTAATAATAACGGACCTGAACCGTAGCCAGATTTACAGGGACGCGGCCGTTGTTTACGATTGTGAAACGCGTCTTTATCTGGTTCGTATTCAAATTTTCGAGTTCATTCTCCATTTGTACCTTGATTTGACCAGACGGTAGCTTTGCCGGAGCTTTAAACTCCAACCAGGCCACCCGACAAGCGGCCCCTTCATCCCAGGGGGTAAACACCAAATAAAAATCATTTACCCCGCGCACCTGTTCGGTCGGGAGGGAGATGATTTGCCAAGCACTTTGACTGGCGGTGGCTTCATCCAACACCGAGTACCTGGCCAGCGGCAAGCCCAAATCCGGGCTGTGTAACTTTAACTCCAACTTACCCCGGCCAGTGAACGCCACCTTCAGTTCGCAAGTGGCCGTCCCCAGGCCAAAGTTGAAATTCTGATAAGCCACATAAGCCTTCGGGTCGTTTAGAACAATAATGTTTTCGCCAGCGGGAGTTGTCTCCAGCTTTATTCCGGCCTGGTCGCTAAAGGTTCCCGCCGCAATCGGGGAGAAAATCTCCCGGATGCTTAACACACCCGGCAACTCATGGGTGTCTGGAATAAAAGTGGTGACGCTTTTCGCTTTTAACGCCGCTGTAAAGACGCCATTGGCGACAGGGAGCGGTGTGAGTTTTGTCAGATCTTCCGTCTCCGAAGTCCGGTAGGGGATCACTCCTTTGGTCGCGGGGAAGCCTTTTAAAACAAACTGAACCGTCCGCTCCCGTTCCCCATTGTTGATCGCAACCAGGGCGAACCGGTCGCTTTCTTTATCTTTAAATGCAGTCACAAAGATATTGGGTGCCGGATTACTATCTGTACCGAGCCGTACATCACCGGGCCGGACAAAACGGCTGTAGTTGCCTATGGTATAAAGCCGTTTAAAGGTGGTAAAGGTTTGAAAGGCCGGATCCAGGTGAATTAATGCTTCCCCCGGTTTATACGCCGCCAACCACCAAAACAACCAGGCATTGACTTCCGTTATGGTAAGATGATCGTGGAGCAACTTCGCGTACTTTAGTCCATCATCAATTGAACCATCATTATACCCGATATTCGAGACTTCTGTCTGCCAGATAGCCTTCTGGTGGCTTTTGGCTACCGGAAAAGGAAGGGCCATAAAATCATAGGCGTGGGCGGCAATGATATCCACTCCTTTACAAGCTTCGGGATCGTCCAGCGTGGCCAAGGCGTAGCTTTCCGTAAAATTCATGGTCTCCGGGATCATCACTTTAACATTGATCCCTTCCCGCTTTAAGGTGGGAGTTAGATGATTCTTGATGAAGTCTCTCAGTTGCAGACCAGTCCAGCGGCAAGAAGAGTAGTCCGTGGTTAAATCCGGCTCATTGGCGGGGGAAATGGCATAAATTTCGATCTGATGATGCTCCTGATATCCCCGGACGTAATGGGCTAAGTATTCGGCAAAAGCTTGATATTTATCCGGTCGCAACTCGCCGCCTTGAATAACACTGTTATTCGTTTTCATCCAAGCGGGCGGGCTCCAGGCCGTACTGACAAATCTGGTGCATCCGCGCCGCGCCGCCTCTCTCATCAGCCAGATTTGGTCCTCATCCCCGGACCAGTTCCAGACCCCTTCCACCGGCTGGATACTTGGGGTCGGGCCATCAATCTCCTCACCCCAATCACCCCCGTCACCGATGATGTTCCGCACAATGCTGAGGCCAATCCCTTTCTCCTGCGAAAAAAGCAGATCCAGAATGAGCTCCCGGTCCCTTTCCGGATAGGACCATAAATTGGCGGCTTGATGAAAAGCACCGGATCCCCCAAAACCTTCGATCTCCTGTTTTTCATCCTGCCAATCTACCGTACAGGTGGGGAGCGCTGCCCAACTACTGCCGGCCAAGATCAAGATCATGAAGAGAAAAAACATGAGCACAGGAAAACATGTTTTCTTCATCATTCTTAATTTCATGATCTTCCCTCCCTTACTTGTTTATAGATATTTTATTATTATTATTTGGGAAAAATCACAAACGTTTTCGAAGAATTCTGCCCGCCTAGATTGTAAATTTTTTTTAATTGCGCCAAAAAAAAAAACTACCCTGCAGTTCTAGGGTAGCTTGGCGCATTAATGGTCTTGTCCTGTACCGCGTTAAACCTTGTTCTTTATGTCGTTGTTAGCTCTTCTTTACAAATGATAAGGTTCGCCCCGCAGGATCTTAAATCCGCGGTAGATCTGTTCCAACAAAACCAACCGGAAAAGCTGATGGGGAAAGGTCAGATCGGAGAAGGAAAGGCGGTCATCGGCCAGGGCCGTCACCTCCGGCGCCAGTCCCGAGGCGCCCCCAATCACCAGGTATACTTCCTGGCCGCCGCTTTCCCGGGCCGCCAACCACCGGGCAAACCCTTCGGAAGTTAATTTCCTTCCCCGCGGATCACAAACGGCCACAAAGGAACGGGGTTTCAAGACGGCCTGGATCCTTTTTCCTTCTTCCTTTTGGGCCTCACCCGGGGCGCGGCCCAACGGGGAATCGGGAACCTCGACGATCTTCAGTTTGGTGTAAGCGGTAAGCCTTTTTTGGTATTCGGCAATCCCTTGCCGCAGATAATCTTCTTTGATTTTGCCCACCGCCACAATCGTCAGATGTAACATCTTCTACTCCAACGGTTCCGCCGTAATCTCTACTTTAAACCGGCGGTTGCCCCGGTAAAGCTCCATGGTAACCCGGTCCCCAACTTTCAGATCCAAACCGGCAAAGTTCGCACCTTCCTTAATGGCTTCGCCGTTGATGGCCACGATGACATCGCCGGCTTTCAATCCCGCTTTTGCCGCCGGACCGGGGTAGACCCGCGTAATCAGGAAGCCTTGGTCCACGGGAAGCTTGACCCGCAGGCGCTGTTCAAGAAAGCGCTTGTTGTTCTCATCGAACGGCACATAGCTGATACCAATCGCTCCGGGACGACGCAGTTCGCCCTTGATGATTAGATCAGCAATCTCCCGGGCTTTATCGATGGGAATCGCAAAGCCAATCCCCTGGGCCTCTTCGATAATGGCGGTGTTGATCCCGATGACCTCGCCTTTACTGTTCAGCAACGGGCCGCCCGAGTTCCCAGGGTTAATGGAAGCGTCCGTCTGGATTAAATCACGCAAAGCGGTTTTTTCCCCGGTGGCAATACTCCGGTTCACCGCACTAATCACGCCGACCGTCACTGTATTCTTCAACCCTTCACCGATGGGGTTGCCGATGGCAATCGCCATTTGGCCGACGCGGAGATCGGCCGAGCGGCCAAATTTGGCCACCGGGTAGTTGTCCCCTTCGATCTTGAGCACCGCCAGATCATTATCGGGATCAGCCCCGACGAGTTTGGCCGGAAATTCGCGCCCGTCATTCAAAACAACCAAAATCTCCTCGGCCTTCGCAATAACATGATAATTCGTCAGAATATGCCCATCCTTGCGGAAGATCACCCCGGAACCTAAGCCCTGAACCGGCTGGTAACCGACCAAGCCAAAGAAGAAATCTTTCACCTCCACCAGGCTGGTGGTGGTGATCATCACCACACTGGGGCCGACCTTATCCACCACGTCAATGGTGGCTTTTTCATAGTCGGTGAGCTGGACCGGAGGACTCTCTTTCGCGGGCGTTGCCTCTTGTTGGACCGGCGGTTGGGCAACCAACGCCTGACCCAATCCGGTAAAGCGGACGGCAAGCAGAACCAGGAAACCGCCCATAAAAGAAGCGATCAAAAACAAGGTAAACAGACTGGTGCGGGAGGAAGGACCTCCTCTTCGGTAATGCGTTGACATCTTTTTACCTCCGAAAACTTCTTACCCAGTTTTCCTATTCTTCCCCAGGGAAGAAAAGTTTATCGAACCCGGATAATAATTTGTCCGCCGCGAAACCCCTCGTGCAACAGATCACAAAAGGCTGCCGCGGCCTTTGGTGTTAACCATGGTGCCAACGCGTCAAATAGTAATAAGGGCTGGGTATCCGCCCAGACCGCTTTCGCCAAGGCCAGCCGGAAAGCCAGATCCGGCAGATCGGGCCGACTGAAGGAGACCTCTTCCGCCGGACACCAATCACCATCGGCCGTCCGGACAGAAAACCGTAAAAGGTTCCCTTCCAACCGGGGTTTTAATCCTTGTCCCTTGCCCTCGGTCAAGCCGGAAAGGAACCGTCCGGCATCACGGTATATAGTATATAAAGCCGTCAGTTCGCCCTCGCCAAGGTCGGCATTTTTTTTCATGACCGCCTCGGCCTCCCGTTTCTGTTTCAGCTCTACCAAATAGGCACGTGCCTCCGCCGGCGTAGCCTGATCCAGCTCCGCCAGGAACGCAGCCAATTCTTCTTCAACCTGTTGCCGCTGGTGTTTAATCACACTGAGCTTCTGGACTTTCACCTGGACCGCCGCCAAGTCTTCCCGTCCGGCCAACGCCAGCAGTTGTTCCCTTTTCTGACGGAGTCTTTCCTCCTTTTGCCGCGCCCGCTCCAGCTCTTCCCACCATAAATCCAGATTCTGATCCTCAAGGATGGTCGGCCGTTGCAAACAGGCCAAATCCTTCCGGTATTGTTCTAAGAGGGCCATTTCTCTTAGAAAATCTTCCGGATTCTTGTTCTTCAGGAGGACTTTTAGTTCCTCACGGATCCGCCCCAGCTTTTGCAGGAGTTCACTAATCCGCCGTTTAATCTCCTCTTCCCGTTCTTTTCCGCCGAAACGGGACCACACTCCTTTTCGGCTGTTCTGTTCCAGTAATTCCTCCATGGCTTGCAAAAGTCTATTTAACTCCGCTCTTTGTGCTAAAAGGCGGTTTACTCTTCGTTCCGTCTCCGGTGTATAGATGGTCGGGTCAAAGGCGGCGATTTTCTGCCGGAGGGTTTCCTCTTCCTTTTTCAGGATCGCCCGGGTTTCCATCTCCTTCCGGATTTGTTCTTCATAGAAACTGGTTTCCAAAGTAGCCGCCGTATATTCCCGCGTTGTTAAAGCCAATAAGTCCTCACCGGTGGGTGAAAGAAACTTTTCGTAGGCGGCATAATTTTGCTCCTCCTCGATCAACCGCTGTTTTTCTTTTTCCAACCGGTCCAGCTTGACGAGGAGCTCATTAATGGTCGCCAAATCTATTTCCTGACCGTGCGTCCGCGTTTCGTTCCCCGCCTGGCTCAGTAAAACCGGCAGCCGTTCGTGTGATTGGACTTTCCGAATATGTTCCCGGACCAAAGGGGCGTTTTGGTCTAGCGTAAAGTCGGTGTTTTGAAAAACGCCGATGACCGCAAAGTCCAAAGGATTCAGGACCTTTAGCTCCTGCAGGAGAAGATCCATCAAAGCCATTGACGACAGGGGGAATAACCCTTTGGTCTCCAGTTTAAAAACTTCCAGGGATTCGCGGGTAAAATTGCGTCCAAGGAGAAAAGTACCACTCTTGGTCTCAATCCACATGGCCGCGCTACAGTCTTCCTTGCCCGTTGGCGGGATCAGTTGTTGTTTTCGGACGTTTTGGTGCGGGGGAAAACCATACAGCACCGCCCGGATTGCTTCGATGACGGTTTCCTCCGTCTCCTGTTCCGTATAAGGAACCTCCGCCCAGGAGGGAGCAAAAGTATGTTCCCAGTCGCGCAGGGGGCCCAAAGCTTTAATCATCAATCTTTTGATGCGCACTGCGTCACCCCGCTATTCACCGTCCTCGCCCTCTTCCTGTCTACTGACGACCCGGGCCACGGCAACAATCCGGTCGTCCCCCTCTAGTTGCATAAGTTTAACTCCTTGCGTATTCCGGCCCATGGAGGAGATATCGCTGACGTTAACCCGGATCACCAACCCGCTGGCGTTAATCAACATTAATTCATGTTCCGGATAGACCACGCCGCCCCCGATCACATCGCCCGTTTTCGCCGTCCGGTTCAGCGTTTTGATGCCGATTCCGCCCCGGGCTTGGATCCGGTATTGACCGAAGGGTGTCCTTTTGCCGTAACCATGCTCGGTAATAACCAAAAGTTCCGCGTTCTCCCGGATCACATCCATACCGACCACTTGATCACCCGGCCGCAGGTTAATCCCCTTCACGCCACGGGCAATCCGGCCCATCGGTCTAATTTCGGTTTCGGAAAAGCAGAGGGCTTGCCCGTGCCGGGTGAAAATAACAATTTCCCGTTCCCCGTCGGTCCGCCGCACCCCGATCAGTTCATCCCCTTCATCCAGGGTGATCCCGATTAGGCCGCTCCGCCGGTTATTGGCATACTGGGAGAGGGCTGTCTTCTTGACAACCCCATTCCGCGTACACATCAGCAGGAAAAGATCCTCGCGGAAGTCTTGCACCGGGATATAGGTATTGATCTTTTCCCCTGGGTTTAGCGGAATCAGGTTCACAACGGCAATTCCCCGGGCCTGGCGCGAAGCCTCCGGAATATCAAAACCACGGAGCTGGTAGACCCGTCCTTGGTTCGTGAAGAACAACACATGGTCGTGGGTGGAAGTAATAAAGAGATGTTCGACAAAATCCTCTTCTTTGGTGTTGATCGCGGTGATCCCTTTTCCGCCACGCCGTTGACTCTTGTACGTGGACACCGGGAGCCGTTTGATGTAGCCGCTGTGGGTGATCGTCACCACGATATCTTCATCGGCGATCAGATCCTCAATTGAGATATCCTCTTCACTCGCGGCAATCTCGGTCCGCCGCGGATCGGCATATTTCTCTTTGATGGCCAAGAGTTCCTCTTTAACAACCCCCATGATCTTGGCCGGATCCGCCAGCAGTTCCCGGTAGTAGGCGATGGTCTTCTGGAGTTCGGCGTATTCTTCTTCCAGTTTTTCCCGTTGCAGGCCGGTTAAACTCTGGAGACGCATGTCCAAAATAGCCTGGGCCTGTCGTTCCGACAACCCAAAATTGGCCATTAACCTTTCCCGGGCGATCTCAACCGTCCGGGAAGAACGGATCACCTGAATTACGGCATCAATGTGGTCTAAGGCAATCCTTAGTCCTTCAACAATGTGAGCCCGCGCTTCGGCCTTTTCCAGATCAAACCGGGTCCGGCGGGTAATAATCTCTTTCTGGTGTTCAAGGTAGTAACGGAGTAAATCCCGTAGTCCCAAAACCCGCGGCTCGTTATCGACCAAAACCAGCATGATGACACCGAAGGTATCTTGGAGCTGGGTGTGCTTATACAGCTGGTTCAAGAGGACATTGGGATTGGTATCCCGCTTCAGTTCAATGACGATGCGCATCCCGGAACGATCGGACTCATCCCGGAGATCGGTAATCCCTTCGATCTCCTTGTTCCGCACCAATTCGGCAATCCGCTCGATTAACCGGGCTTTATTCACCTGATAGGGGAGTTCGGTAACGACAATTTGGCTCTTCCCATTACTCAGGGTTTCGATTCCGGTTTTCGCCCGTACCTTAATACTGCCCCGTCCGGTGAGGTAGGCCTCGCGAATCCCATCCCGGCCCAGAATTATACCACCGGTCGGAAAATCCGGCCCTTTAACCACTTTCATCAGGGCTTCCGTATCCGCTTCCGGATCATCGATCAACATAACCGCCCCGTCGATCACTTCACCCAAATTATGAGGGGGAATATTGGTTGCCATCCCAACCGCGATCCCGGCCGCCCCGTTCACCAGTAGGTTCGGGAAACGGCTGGGCAGCACCACCGGTTCTTCCAAGCTCCCGTCAAAATTGGGGACAAAATCGACCGTCTTCTTTTCAATATCCGTCAACATCTCAACGGCCAGCGGTGACAGGCGAATCTCGGTGTAACGCATGGCCGCCGGGGGATCGCCGTCGACCGAACCAAAGTTCCCGTGGCCGTCCACCAAAGGAATCCGGTACGAAAAGTCCTGCGCCATCCGGACGATGGAATCATAGATCGCCGCGTCGCCGTGGGGATGGTAGCGCCCCATCACATCACCGACAATACGCGCGGATTTTTTATACGGTTTATCGGGCGTAGTCCCCGATTCGTACATCCCGTAAAGAATCCGCCGGTGAACCGGTTTTAGTCCATCACGGACATCCGGCAGCGCCCGGCCGACAATCACGCTCATCGCATAACTCAAATAGGAGCGTTTCATCTCTTGCTCAATTTTGATCGGAACAATCTTCCCATCCCTAACTTCTGCCAAAATTATCCCTCCATTGGCTCCCGCCTTCTACCCGTTTTGCTTCACCCGGAGACCATTGGGGTTTAGATGTCTAAATCCACCACTTCACGGGCGTGGGCTTGGATAAAATCCCGTCTGGGTTCGACCTTATCCCCCATCAAGGTGGAGAAGATCTCATCAGCCGCCATTGCATCTTCTAAAGTTACCCGCAACAGCGTGCGGCTCTCCGGATTCATGGTGGTCTCCGCCAACTGTTCGGCGTTCATCTCGCCCAGTCCCTTATACCGTTGAATCGTGACGCCCTGCCGGCCGTTGGCCTCCAAGAAAGCCTCCAGTTCCTGTTCGGAGTAGCAGTATTGCTGTTTTTTTCCTTTCTTCACCAAATATAAGGGAGGCATCCCAATATAGACATGGCCGTTTTCAATCAAGGGCGTCATATAGCGGTAAAAGAAAGTTAACAGCAAAGTCCGGATATGAGCACCGTCAACGTCGGCATCCGTCATGGTAATAATTTTATGGTAACGAATCTTCGAAAGATCGAAATCATCGCCGACCCCCCCGCCGATGGCGGTAATCATCGCCTTAATCTCTTCGTTGTTTAAAATCCGGTCGATCCGCGCTTTCTCCACATTCAAGATCTTGCCCCGCAAAGGCAGAATAGCCTGAAATCTGCGATCCCGGGCTTGTTTGGCCGAACCGCCCGCCGAATCACCTTCCACCAGATACAACTCGCACAACTCCGCCTCTTTAAAACTGCAATCCGCCAGTTTCCCGGGGAGGGAAGAGATCTCGAGGGCACTTTTGCGCCGGGTCAACTCGCGGGCTTTCCGGGCCGCCTCCCGCGCCCGGCTTGCCATCAGACATTTTTCCACAATCTTACGGGCAACCGCCGGGTTCTGTTCTAAAAACTCAGAGATCCCTTCGTAGACGACCGACTCCACAATACCCTTCATTTCACTGTTGCCCAGTTTCGTCTTGGTTTGGCCTTCAAACTGGGGGAAACGCAGTTTGACACTGATCACGGCCGTTAAGCCTTCGCGTACGTCTTCACCGGATAAGTTATTCTCGTTTTCTTTGATCAGATTGTACTTCCGTCCATAATCATTGATCGATCTGGTCAAGGCCGAACGGAAACCGGAAAGATGGGTTCCCCCTTCCACGGTATTTATGTTATTGGCGAAAGTATAGACATTCTCAACATAGCCGTCGTTATACTGGAGCGCCACTTCGACTATGCTGTTGTCGACCTGTTTTTCAACGTAGATCACTTCGTCAAAAAGCGGGGTTTTCGTCCGGTTTAAGGCTTGGACAAAGGAGACGATCCCCCCGTCGTAGTGGAAAGTAAGCTCTTTGTCAACCCGCTCATCTTTAATGGTGATCTTTAATCCCCGGGTGAGAAAGGCCAATTCCCGGAGGCGGTGAACCAAGGTATCTAAATCAAATTCACAACTCTCAAAGATCTCGGGGTCTGGTTTGAAGGTCACCTTGGTTCCGGTGGAGGAGGTTTCTCCGATCACCTTGACTTCGGTCTGGGGCTTACCCCGTTCGTACCTCTGATAATAGATCTTCCCGTCCCGCTGGACTTCCGCTTCCAACCAAAGGGAAAGCGCATTCACCACCGAAACCCCAACACCGTGGAGCCCGCCGGAGACTTGATAATGGCCGCCCTCGAATTTACCGCCGGCGTGAAGTTTGGTCATAACCACTTCCAAAGCGGAAATTTTCTCCTTCGGGTGGATGTCCACCGGGATCCCCGTACCATTATCGGCAACAGAAATGGCACCATCCCGCCGGATCACAACGTCGATCTGATCACAATAACCGGCCAAAGCTTCATCGATACTATTGTCCACCACTTCGTACACCAGGTGATGAAGGCCCCGGGGGCCGGTACTCCCAATATACATACTAGGCCGTCTTCTTACAGCCTCTAATCCCTCCAGAATTTGAATCTGTTCTGCGTTGTAACCGTTTGCTTTCTGCTTGCTCACCAACATACCTCCTAAAGCTACCCGCTAAAGAAAATCCTCTCGTTATTGGTTAACGGTATGCGCTGAATCGCCCCCCAGAGCAGGTAACGCATACCCGCTTTTCTTTCTTGCACGTGCCTCGCTCACGCGGGTGAATCTGTTTTTAATTGGGGATTTGTTCTGACCGCTTCTTCAGGGTGTAAGCGGAGATGGGCGACAAGATAATTTTTTGGTCAGTGTAAACCGCCGATTTTGGTTTTCCCTCTCCAATATCCACGATCTCCCGGCCTGTTTTCTTCCTCTGCTGCAGCCATTCTTGGAGTGAGGTGAACGTCATTTTTTCTAGATTTTCCACGATGACAATCTCATTGATACTGATAATCTGATTTCCACCCAAATGTAAAAACATCTGCCTCCCCCTTTACCGGCCTTTCACGGTCTAACCCTCATTTCCGTGCCTGGTGCGCGCAGTAAAAACGGCTAAAAGCCTGCTTCAAAGCGGGATCTTCGATCCCTTCAATTGCTGCGGGTAAGGGAAGATCATGCGCCCGGACCGGCTCCTTCCTCGTTTGCGCGGTCGTTTTATGATCAAAACCCGAAGTTACCGCACCAACGGTAATCCGGACGTTACGGATGAAATTTTCACCTAAAAGACGTTGATATTTCGTCATAATCTCTTTTTTAAAGAAGGTTAAATTATGGGCGAGGGCCGGATCGGGGGTTTTCACCCACAGGATCCCGTTTTTTACCTGACTCACCTCTATTTTGTCCTTTAAGGAATCACCAATGACTTGCGGCCAGTAATAATAGGCCAGTCCTGTTTGGACGTGGGCTTTGGGGGACCAGTTCTGGATAAATCCCCGCACGATCTCGGCAAGCGATGTTACCTGATTAATCTTTAATCACTCCACTTTCCACCGTAAATAGCTTTAATGGCCCGGAAAAAGCAGAGGTTGTTTTTAGTTCCGTAGTGCTAAGGATGGTTTGGGTTCCGGTCGTGAGCAGATTTAACAATTCCCGCTTCCGTTCATTATCAAATTCAGAAAAAACGTCATCCAGCAATAAGAGAGGAGCTGCCCCC
Coding sequences within:
- a CDS encoding glycoside hydrolase family 73 protein, with amino-acid sequence MTPEEFVATLKPYAKTIHAVFGIHWRVILAQAALETGWLRKPVTDLETGRNSFNLFNIKGEGPAGTVKAYDIQYINGRPVRRVFNFRAYHNYEESFEDYARLITENPRYQQAMAVAEDPEAFAWRIQQAGYAEDPRYAQKLIQIMRKYIPDEEEPID
- a CDS encoding carbohydrate binding domain-containing protein, coding for MKLRMMKKTCFPVLMFFLFMILILAGSSWAALPTCTVDWQDEKQEIEGFGGSGAFHQAANLWSYPERDRELILDLLFSQEKGIGLSIVRNIIGDGGDWGEEIDGPTPSIQPVEGVWNWSGDEDQIWLMREAARRGCTRFVSTAWSPPAWMKTNNSVIQGGELRPDKYQAFAEYLAHYVRGYQEHHQIEIYAISPANEPDLTTDYSSCRWTGLQLRDFIKNHLTPTLKREGINVKVMIPETMNFTESYALATLDDPEACKGVDIIAAHAYDFMALPFPVAKSHQKAIWQTEVSNIGYNDGSIDDGLKYAKLLHDHLTITEVNAWLFWWLAAYKPGEALIHLDPAFQTFTTFKRLYTIGNYSRFVRPGDVRLGTDSNPAPNIFVTAFKDKESDRFALVAINNGERERTVQFVLKGFPATKGVIPYRTSETEDLTKLTPLPVANGVFTAALKAKSVTTFIPDTHELPGVLSIREIFSPIAAGTFSDQAGIKLETTPAGENIIVLNDPKAYVAYQNFNFGLGTATCELKVAFTGRGKLELKLHSPDLGLPLARYSVLDEATASQSAWQIISLPTEQVRGVNDFYLVFTPWDEGAACRVAWLEFKAPAKLPSGQIKVQMENELENLNTNQIKTRFTIVNNGRVPVNLATVQVRYYYTRDTAGPQEFSYTGGSLPAAVVKGRLVPMPAITPDADYYLEIGFTEEAGSLEPEAQIELGVVISCQDGVYRQENDYSFQPNPEGMVDWPAVTGYVNERLCWGGEPSLLVNPGFETGTLEGWFNFGGPSKITVTAETAHTGTYCALITNRTDSWQGIAQDLSAIMKPGRTYEINAWIKLKNKMHDAGRVSIKRTDDRGDNYTWVGSETVNDEEWTLVSGQYELQVDGILKTLELYTEGPGSGVEYYVDNVVIREVRANAEDE
- a CDS encoding 23S rRNA (pseudouridine(1915)-N(3))-methyltransferase RlmH; its protein translation is MLHLTIVAVGKIKEDYLRQGIAEYQKRLTAYTKLKIVEVPDSPLGRAPGEAQKEEGKRIQAVLKPRSFVAVCDPRGRKLTSEGFARWLAARESGGQEVYLVIGGASGLAPEVTALADDRLSFSDLTFPHQLFRLVLLEQIYRGFKILRGEPYHL
- a CDS encoding S1C family serine protease; amino-acid sequence: MSTHYRRGGPSSRTSLFTLFLIASFMGGFLVLLAVRFTGLGQALVAQPPVQQEATPAKESPPVQLTDYEKATIDVVDKVGPSVVMITTTSLVEVKDFFFGLVGYQPVQGLGSGVIFRKDGHILTNYHVIAKAEEILVVLNDGREFPAKLVGADPDNDLAVLKIEGDNYPVAKFGRSADLRVGQMAIAIGNPIGEGLKNTVTVGVISAVNRSIATGEKTALRDLIQTDASINPGNSGGPLLNSKGEVIGINTAIIEEAQGIGFAIPIDKAREIADLIIKGELRRPGAIGISYVPFDENNKRFLEQRLRVKLPVDQGFLITRVYPGPAAKAGLKAGDVIVAINGEAIKEGANFAGLDLKVGDRVTMELYRGNRRFKVEITAEPLE
- the gyrA gene encoding DNA gyrase subunit A, whose product is MAEVRDGKIVPIKIEQEMKRSYLSYAMSVIVGRALPDVRDGLKPVHRRILYGMYESGTTPDKPYKKSARIVGDVMGRYHPHGDAAIYDSIVRMAQDFSYRIPLVDGHGNFGSVDGDPPAAMRYTEIRLSPLAVEMLTDIEKKTVDFVPNFDGSLEEPVVLPSRFPNLLVNGAAGIAVGMATNIPPHNLGEVIDGAVMLIDDPEADTEALMKVVKGPDFPTGGIILGRDGIREAYLTGRGSIKVRAKTGIETLSNGKSQIVVTELPYQVNKARLIERIAELVRNKEIEGITDLRDESDRSGMRIVIELKRDTNPNVLLNQLYKHTQLQDTFGVIMLVLVDNEPRVLGLRDLLRYYLEHQKEIITRRTRFDLEKAEARAHIVEGLRIALDHIDAVIQVIRSSRTVEIARERLMANFGLSERQAQAILDMRLQSLTGLQREKLEEEYAELQKTIAYYRELLADPAKIMGVVKEELLAIKEKYADPRRTEIAASEEDISIEDLIADEDIVVTITHSGYIKRLPVSTYKSQRRGGKGITAINTKEEDFVEHLFITSTHDHVLFFTNQGRVYQLRGFDIPEASRQARGIAVVNLIPLNPGEKINTYIPVQDFREDLFLLMCTRNGVVKKTALSQYANNRRSGLIGITLDEGDELIGVRRTDGEREIVIFTRHGQALCFSETEIRPMGRIARGVKGINLRPGDQVVGMDVIRENAELLVITEHGYGKRTPFGQYRIQARGGIGIKTLNRTAKTGDVIGGGVVYPEHELMLINASGLVIRVNVSDISSMGRNTQGVKLMQLEGDDRIVAVARVVSRQEEGEDGE